In Gemmatimonadaceae bacterium, the sequence CGCGCGGAACGTTCGAGGAGTTTCCCGATCTCTACACGGGCGCGGACCTCAGCCATCTGTCCAGGATCTCCGACGCCAATCCCCAGCAGAAGGACTTCAATTGGGGTACGGCGGAACTGGTGCACTGGATCAGCGCCGACGGGATTCCCCTGGCCGGCATCCTGTACAAGCCGGAAAATTTCGACCCGGCCAAGAAGTACCCGATGATCACCTACTACTACGAGCGCCTGTCCGACAATCTCTACCATTACGTGCCGCCGGGCGGCCGCAACGTGATCAACCCGACGCACTACGTGTCGAACGGCTATCTGATCTTCGAACCCGACATCCCGTATGAAATCGGATATCCGGGACCGAGCGCGATGAAGGCGGTCGTTCCCGGCGTCGAGATGCTGCTCGGCCGCGGGTACGTGGACCTGAACGCACTCGGGCTCCAGGGGCACTCCTGGGGCGGCTACCAGACGGCGTACATGATCACGCAGACGCACATGTTCAAGGCGGCGATGGCCGGCGCGCCGGTGGCCGACATGTTCAGCGCGTATGGCGGGATTCGCTGGCAGTCGGGCCTCAACCGGTCCATGCAATACGAGCACACCCAGAGCCGCATCGGGGGGTCGATCTGGGAATACCCGCTGCGCTACATCGAGAATTCCCCGCTGTTCTGGGCCGACAAGATCACGACGCCGCTCCTGATGATGGCCAACGACGGCGACGGCGCGGTGCCGTGGTACCAGGGGATCGAGATGTACGTGGCGCTGCGCCGCCTGGGCAAGGAGGTATATATGTTCGATTATAACGGCGACGAGCACAACCCCACGAAGCGCGCCAATCAGATGGACATCGCCATGCGCATGCAGCAGTTCTTCGACTACCACCTGCGCGGATTCCCCGAACCCGCCTGGATGATCCACGGCATTCCCTACCTCCAGAAGGGGCGGGACCAGCTCGGGCATCCGGCCGGCGTGCTCCCGGCGTCCGCCGGCGGCGCCGACTCCTCGCGCACCCACTAACGGAGCGACTCCCATGGCCGACGTCATCGACTACAAGATCATCGGCGACGACCTCCAGGCAGTGATCATCACGCTCGACGCCGGCGAGCGGGTGATCGCCGAGGCGGGCGCGATGATGTACATGCAGGACGGGATTCGCATGGACACCACGCTCGACCCCAACGCCCAGGGCGGGAGCATGGTGGGCAAACTGCTGGGCGGCGCCAAACGGGCCCTGAGCGGCGACTCGTTCTTCATGACCACATTCACGAACGCGGCGGGCGTGCGCCGCGACGTGGCATTCGCCGCCGTCACGCCGGGCAAGATCCACCCCGTCGATCTCAAGGATTGGGGCGGACGGATCGTCGCCCAGCGAGACGCATTCCTGTGCGGCGCCCGCGGCATGAACGTCTCGGTGGCGTTCTCGCGCCGATTGGGCGCCGGCTTTTTCGGCGGCGAGGGGTTCATCCTGCAGCGCATCGAGGGCGACGGGCTGGTGTTCCTGCACGCCTCGGGCACCCTCTGCGAGATGCAACTCGCAGGCGGCGAGAAGATCCAGGTGGACACCGGCTGCCTCGTGGCGTTCGACGAACGCGTAGATTACGACATCGCGATGGTGCCGGGCATCAAGACCGCGCTGTTCGGCGGGGAGGGATTGTTCTTCGCCACGCTCACCGGGCCTGGCCGCGTGATCCTGCAGTCGATGCCGTTCTCCCGGTTGGCCGACCGGATCCTGGCCTCGGCGCCACGGGCGGGCGGCGCACGCAAGGAGGAGGGGGGGCTGGGCGGCGCGCTGGGACTGATGGGTGGCTTGCTCAACAACAGAGACTGACGCGTCGCGGCCGGCGCGCCGGGCGATCACCGTGGTGGAGGCGAGACTGGAGATGCCGGTGTCCGAAGATCGGGTCATTCCGTGAACGACGTGCCGTTCGCCGAGCCGTTCGCACGGTTCCGGTCGCTGCTCGACGAAGCCACGGCGTTGGACCGCGCCGTCCTTCCCGAGCCAACGGCATTCGCGCTCGGCACGGTGGACGCCGGCGGGCGGCCCGCGGTGCGGATCGTCCTGCTCAAGGGCGTCGACGAGCAGGGGTTCGTGTTCTACACGAACTTCGAGAGCCGCAAAGGGCGCGAACTCCGGGGCAATCCGCACGCTGCCCTCTGCTTCTACTGGCAAGCCCTGGAGCGCCAGGTGCGCGTGGAGGGCCTCGCGGCGCCGGTGGCCGAGGCCGACGCCGACGCCTACTTCGCCTCGCGGGCGCGGGGCAGCCAGATCGGCGCGTGGGCGTCCACGCAGAGCCGCGAGGAAGCCACCGAGGGACTGCTGCAAACGCGGTACGCGGAGTTCGAGCGGAAGTTCGAGGGGCAGGCCGTGCCGCGCCCGGCGTACTGGTCGGGGTTCCGGGTCGCGCCGGAGCGCATGGAATTCTGGCGCGGGATGCCCAGCCGGCTGCACGAGCGCGAGCTGTACGTGCGCGAGGGCGCGGGGTGGCGCGTGCGGACGCTCTTCCCGTAACGGACGTCGAGCCGCCGTGGCACGCGGGGGCGTGAGGCTGTAAGATTCCGCCATGGCGACACACACGGCGGAGCCGGCCCCTTCCGTGCCGGACGCGGGCGCGGCCGGCAGCGGCTGGACGATCGAATCGGCGCGGCAACTCTACAACATCGAAGGGTGGGGGGGCGGCTTCTTCGACATCAACGAGAAGGGGCACGTCGTGGTGCGCCCCGATCGCACGCAGCCGGAACACGAGCTGGACCTGTTCGAGCTCGAACTCGACCTCGAAGAGCAGGGCGTGGCCCTGCCGGTGCTGCTCCGTTTCTCCGACATCCTCCGCTCGCGCATCGACGCGCTCTCGGGGCACTTCCAGGCGGCCCGCGAGGAATACGGCTACGAGGGCGGGTACACCACCGTCTATCCCATCAAGGTCAATCAGCAGCGGCACGTGGTGGAAGAGATCGTGCAATTCGGTGCCGCGCACGGCGTGGGGCTCGAGTGCGGCAGCAAGCCGGAACTGCAGGCGGTACTCGGGCTGGCCGAGCACACGGCCCACGTGATCGTGTGCAACGGCTACAAGGACGAGGAGTTCATGCGCCTCGCGCTCATGGGCCAGAAGCTCGGCCACCAGGTGTTCATCGTCATCGAGCAGTTGAGCGAGATCGACGTGTTGCTCCAGGTGGCGGACGAGATGGAAGTGACGCCGACCGCCGGCGTGCGGATCAAGCTCGCCTCGCGCGGCTACGGGCGCTGGGCGGAGAGCGGCGGCGAGAAGTCCAAGTTCGGACTCAACGCGGCGCAGTTGGTGCAGGCAGTGGAGAAACTCCGCGCGGCCGGCCGACTCGACATTCTGCGGCTCATCCACTTTCACCTCGGGTCCCAGATCACCGACATCCGGTTCATCAAGTCGGGCCTGCAGGAGATCGCGCGGTTCTACGTGGAGCTGCGGTCCATGGGCGTGAACATCACGCACGTGGACGTGGGGGGCGGGCTGGGCGTGGATTACGACGGCACCAACTCGACGTCGGACGCCAGCGTGAACTACTCGCTGCAGGAATACGCCAACGACGTCATGTACACGCTGGCCGAGGCCTGTCGCGAGCACGAGCAGCCCATGCCGCACGTGATCAGCGAGTCGGGCCGCGCCCTCACGGCCCACCACGCGCTGCTCCTGCTCAAGGTGATCGACGTCGAATCGGTGGCCGAGCAGCCGCTGCCGCCGCTCACCGACGACGACCACCAGCTGCTGCACGAAATGGTGGCCGACTACAAGGATGTCTCGCGCAAGAACGCGTCGCGGCGGCGCGTCAAGGAAGTATTCCACGACGCGACGTTCGACAAGGAACGCGCCCACGAGTACTTCAATTCCGGCGTCTTGTCGCTCCGCGAGCGCGCGCTGGCCGACCAGATCTACTTCTCGACGATCAACCTCATCGCGCGGATCTGCCGCCAGAACCGCGACGCGTACGACGACATCATGGCCGACCTCGAGGCGACGCTGGTCGACCGCTACTTCTGCAACTTCTCGCTGTTCCAGTCGCTGCCCGACAGCTGGGCCATCGACCAGTTGTTCCCGATCATGCCCATCCACCGCCTGGACGAGGAGCCCACGCGGCGCGGGACGCTGCAGGACGTGACCTGCGACTCCGACGGCAAAATCGACCGGTTCGTGGGCGAGAAGAACGGCGCGCCAAGCCTCGAACTGCACGAGTTCCGCGACGGCGAGCCGTACGTGCTCGGGGTGTTCCTCACCGGGGCGTACCAGGAAATCCTGGGCGACCTGCACAACCTGTTCGGTGACACCAACGCCGTGCACATCCGGCTCGGACCGAACGGCGGCTACGACGTGAGCGACCTCGTGCACGGCGACACGGTGACCGAAGTGCTCAACTACGTCCAGTTCCGGGCGTCCGACCTGCTCCAGGTGTTCCGCCGCAAGGTGGCGGCCGCCAAGTATCTCACGCGGCAGGAAGCGAACACGTTCATCGCCGACTACGTCGCCGGCCTCGAAGGCTACACGTACCTGGAGGGCGAAGCGGCGCAGTGACGCCGCCCCATGCCCTGGTCCTCGCCGCCACCACCGGGCTGATCGGCGAATCGGCGGCGGCGCACCTGCTCGTCGCGCTGGCCGCGATCCTGGTGGCCACGCGCGCGCTGGGCGAGGTCGCGCAGCGGCTTCGCCAGCCCGCCGTGCTGGGCGAACTCATCGCCGGCGTGCTCCTCGGCGGGTCGGTGTTGGGCATCGTCGACGCCTCGAGCCCCGTGTTGTCCGCGATGTCGGAACTCGGGGTCATCCTGCTGCTCTTCGAGATCGGCTTGGAGACCGACGTCCGGAACCTCATCAAGGTGGGCGGCGTGGCCGCCACGGTGGCGTGCGCTGGCGTGGTGTTGCCGTTCGGCGCCGGCTATCTGGGTGCCGAGTTGTTCGGTCTGGGCCGGGTGCCGGCGCTGGTGTGCGGGGCGGCCCTCTGCGCCACGTCGGTGGGGATCTCGGCCCGCGTGCTGTCGGACCTGGGCATGCTCGACACCACGGAGGGTCGCGTCGTTCTGGGCGCGGCGGTGATCGACGACGTCATCGGGTTGGTGATCCTGGCCGTCGTGGCGGGCATCGTGGAGGGCGGGTCCGTGTCGCTGCCGCGAATCGCCCGGATTGCCGGAGTCGCCGTCGGGTTCGTGGTCGTGGCCGTGGCGGTGGGCTCGCGCGTGGCGCCGCTGGTTTTCCGGGCGGCCGAGAAGGTACGGGCGGCCGGCGCGCTCGGCCTGGTGGCCATCGCGTTCGCGTTCTTCCTGGCGTGGACGGCGCACCTGGCCGGATCGGCGATGATCATCGGCGCGTTCGCGGCGGGCGTCGTGCTGCACGATCTGCCGCAGCGCGGCGCCGTGCAGGAATCGACCACCCGCATCGGACAGTTCTTCGTGCCCATCTTCTTCGCCAGCGTTGGAGCTGCGGTGGATCTGCCCGCGCTCCTCCACGGCAGCGCGCTGCAGGTCGGGGCGATTCTGATCGGGGTGGGCATCGTGGGCAAGGTGCTGGCCGGGTACGTGCCGTGGTGGTTCAAGGGCGACAAACTGCTCGTGGGGGTGGCCATGGTGCCGCGCGGCGAAGTCGGGCTCATCTTCGCGCAGATGGGCCTCGCCTCGGGTGGCATCGACAACGGGCTCTTCGGCGCCATCATGCTGATGGTGCTGGTGACGACCTTCGTGACGCCGCCGGCGCTGGGCCGGCGCGCTGCGTCGCGGTTGCGTCAGGCGGCGGAACCTCAGGGTATCGATGACCTGGTCGCCGGACCATCCAGAAACAGAAAAGGGCGCTGACGCGGATTCCGCGTCAGTGCCCTCGATCGCGAAGGGCGCCGATTACATCCGGTCGGCCACCGCCTGCCAGTTCACCACGTTCCACCAGGCCTTGATGTAGTCCGGACGGCGATTCTGGTAGTGCAGGTAATAGGCATGCTCCCAGACGTCGAGTCCCATCACGGCGTGCTTGCCTTCCATGAGCGGGTTGTCCTGGTTGGGCGTGCTGGTAATCGACAGCTTGCCGCCGTCGGTGATCAGCCAGGCCCATCCCGACCCGAAGCGGCCGGCGCCCGCCGCGGCGAACTGCTCCTGGAACTTGGCAAAGTCGCCGAACGACTTCTTGATCGCGTCGGCCAGCTTGCCGGTGGGCTCGCCGCCGCCCTTCGGCCCCATGATCTGCCAGAACATGGAGTGATTCCAATGGCCGCCGGCGTTGTTGCGCACCGCGGTCCGCACCGCTTCGGGCACGGCGTTGAGATCCTTGAGCAGATCGTCCAGCGACTTGCCCTGGAACGCCGGCGCTTTCTCCAACGCCGCATTCAGGTTGTTGACGTAGCCACCGTGATGCTTGTCGTGGTGGATCTCCATCGTCCGCGCGTCGATGTGCGGCTCCAGCGCGTTGTTCGCGTAGGGCAGAGCGGGGAGGGTGAAAGCCATAGCGGTCTCCTTGGACGTCAGGCGTCCGATGCGATATCCGGAGCAGTCGCTCGGCGGCGCGCGCGCCACCATGCGATGGCGCCGGGCATGAGCGAGAGAACAATCACCACCATGATGACCACGTCGATGTGGCGATCGATCCCTGGAATGTAACGACCGAGGAAATATCCGGTGAACAGCATGCCCCAGATCCAGAGCAGACCGCCGACCACGTTGTATACGGTGTAGCGCCACCAGTCCATGGTGGCCACGCCGGCCACCACGGGCACGAAGGTGCGCACGATGGGCATGAACCGCGCGATCAGCACGGTTGCGCCACCGCGGCGCTCGTAGAAGTCGTGGGCCCGCAACAGATGCTTGCGCTTGAACAGCAGCGAATCGGGCCGGGAGTACAGTGCCCGGCCGGTAACCCTTCCGATGCCATACCCCGACGTGTTGCCGGCGATCGACGCCACCGACAGCAGGAGCCCCAGCAGATAGACGTCGAACTGGCCGAGCGCCGCGAACAGCCCCGCCGTGACGATCAGCGAATCACCCGGCAGGAAGAACCCCACGAGCAGCCCGGTTTCGGCGAAGATCACCAGCGTGAGCCCGACGTAGCCGCCCCAGGTGATCAACTCATGGACGTTGGTCAGGCGATGGAAGAGATCGAGAAGTTGGTCCATGAGGTGACGGGTAGGAGTGGCCCTGCCGCGAACCAGTGAACTTCGGCCCTCATGGAGGCCGGGTCAATGGGATAGGGCGCGCCCGCCTTGCCGCGGCGACGGCGGCGGAGCGAACTTCGCAGGGCCCGTCGTTCCCCTCTCGCCCGCTGCCGTGCTGTCCATCCACGTCGTTTCACACACCCACTGGGACCGCGAGTGGTACCACCCGGCGGCGCGCTTTCGCCAGGGCCTCGCCGCGTTGGTGGACGACTTGCTCGACGATCCGCCGGCGGGCGGCGCGAGCTTCCTGCTCGACGGCCAGGCGGTGCTGCTCGGCGACTACCTTGCCGTCCGGCCGGAACGCGCGCTCGACCTCACCACGCTCCTGCGCCGCGGAGCGCTCGAGGCGGGGCCCTGGTTCGTACTCGCCGACGAGCTGATTCCGGGCGCCGAGGCGCTCGTGCGCAACCTGATCATGGGCCTCCGCATGCTGCGCGCCTTTGGCGGGGAATCGCCGCCGGTGCTCTACTGCCCGGACTCGTTCGGGCACCCCGCAGCACTGCCCACGCTGGCCCGAGGATTCGGCCTCGAGATGGCCGTCGTGTGGCGTGGCTTCGGCAGCCGTCGGTGGCCCGCCGGCGACGCCTGCTGGTGGCGCGCGCCGTCAGGCGACCGCGTGCTGCTCTACCATCTGCCCCGGAGCGGCTACGAGTTCGGCGCCGACCTGCCGCCCGATCCCGTTGCCGCCGCAGCGCGGTGGCAGTCGATGCGCCACGAGCTGGCCGCGCGCAGCACGGTCGGCGCCGTGCTCCTGCCCAACGGCGCCGACCACCATGCCCGGCAACGGCGGCTGGGCGAGGCCGTGGCGGCGCTGGCCGATGCCGCGGCGCCCACGCGGGTGGAGGCGAGTTCTCTGCGTGTCTTCGCCGCCGCGGCGCTCGACGGCGCCGCGCATTCCGATCTGCCGGAGGTGCAGGGCGAACTGCGCGACTCCTACGGCTATACGTGGACGTTGCAGGGAACCTTGGCCACGCGGGCCCATCAGAAGCGCCGAGCCGCCCGTCTCGAGCGGTTGCTGGTGCGCGAGACGGAGCCGTGGGCGGCGCTCGCCGCCCGCCGGCCGGGGCGCTCGCGCCTGGGGTTGGTCCGCGCGGCGTGGCGCGACCTGCTGCTCGGCCAGCCGCACGACACGCTCTGCGGCTGTTCCATCGACGCCGTCGCGCGCGCATTCGACGGGCGCATGGACGAAGCGGGGGCGCAGGCGGCAGGGCTGCGCGACGACGCCGTGGCCGAGCTGGTCGGCCACGACCCCGAGCGCGCCAGCGCGTCGCGCGACGCGTGGCGGCCGCACCTGGTGGTGCGTAACCCCGCGGCGCGCCCGCGCGGCGGCGTGGCGATCGTCCAACTCTCGCGGTTTCTGGCACACGTGCGGGTGGGCCCTGGCTCGGGCGACGGTCCGCCGGTGCCACCGCGCCGAGCCGTGGCGCGGGTTCACGGGGCAGTGGCTGTGCAGGTGCTCGAGCGCGCGCTGGTGCACGAACGCTTCGAGTCGCCGCGCGCATACCCCGACGACGATCTCGTGGATCGCGCCCTGGCCGCCGTGTGGCTGGGCGAGCTGCCGGGCTACGGGCTTCGCGCCCTGCCGCTCGGCGGAGGACGCAATGCGGCGCAGGCCGTGCCGAATCCGGTGCGCGTTACCGAGCGGACGCTTTCCAATGGGCGGCTGTCGGTGGCCGTAGGCGACGAGGGTCGCGTGACGCTGCGCCACGAGGCCAGCGGTCGCGTGATCGATGACCTGTTGCGGCTCGAAGATCAGGACGACCTCGGCGACCTCTACACGCCTTCGTTGCGTGGCGAGGTTCGCTCGGCGCGCCTCGCCGGCATGCGCATCGTGTATCGTGGGCCCCTGCGCGGCGCCATCGAGACCCGATGGCGCGTGCGCGTGCGGACCGGCCAGGCTGTCACGGTGCGCGTGCGCTTCACCCTCGATGCCGACGCTGACATGTTGCGGCTGAGCGTGCGCGGCGAGAACGCGGCGGCCGATCACCGGCTGCGGCTCGATGTGGCGACGGACGTCGCGACGCCCACCGTGCGCGCCGACGCCGCGTTCGGGCCCGTGGAACGCGTGCCGCTGGTCCTCGCGCCCGACGAGGCGGCCATGGAAGCCGCCCCACCCACCGCACCGCTGCATCGGTATGTCTCGCTCAGCGGCGCGCTCGGCGGCGCCACGCTGTTCTCCGATGGTCTGGCCGAATACGAGGTGGACGGTGACGGCCGTGTTCACCTGACGCTCGTGCGCGCCGTCGGTGAACTCTCCCGCAACGATTTGCCCGAGCGGCCCGGACACGCGGGGTGGCCGTCGCCCACCCCCGAAGCGCAGTGCCGGGGTCCATTTGCCGCGGAGTGCGCGCTCATGCTGCACGACGCCTGGGGCGATGAGACGGCCGATCTCGTGGAGCGGGCGGCCGACGACGCGCTCGTGCCGCTCACCGGAGCCACGATCCGGTCGCTGACCTCGATCGCCCCGGAGATGCCGGGCCTCGAATTGCAGGGAAGGGGGCTCGCGTTCTCCGCGGCCAAGGAGAGCGAGGACGGCGCGTGGCTCGTGCTGCGCTGCGTGAATCTCCTCGACCGGGCCGTGCGCGGGCGGTGGGTGGTGGCGGGAGGCGTGCGCGAAGCGTGTCTGTCGCGGCTGGACGAGACGCCGGGTGAGGGGATCCCGGTGCGCGATGCCGCCGTGGAGTTCGCGGCGCCGGCCTGCGGGGTCGTAACCCTGTTGGTACGCTGAAGGACGGAGCGCGCTTCGCTCATGCTTGACTCCCCCGCTTCTCTGGTCCTGACCGCGCTCGCGGCGGCGTTGGTCATCGTCATGATTCCCCGCCTCGTCGCGGCGGTCCGGATCGCGTTCGGTGTTCGCCGCCAGGAACGCGCGCGCCTCGCGGCGCGCGAACCCGACTTCGACAGCGCGCGGGCGTATCACGAACGACTCCCGGACGCGGAGACACGGCAAGCGTTGGACGACCGCACCTGGCGCGACCTCGACCTCGACGACGTGTTCTGCCGGCTCGACTTCACGGTGAGCGAGCCCGGCCGTCAGCATCTCTACCACCTGCTGCGCACGCCGCGGTTCACGGCGGAGCCGCTCGCACGACTCGACCGGGCGGCGCGCCGGCTCAGTGACCGCGACGGGGCGGATGAACGCGTGAGAACCCCCCTGCGTGCCCTCCGGGATCCTCGGGCCGCCCGCCTCGTGGACCTCTGCTTCGACGAGCTGCCACCCCGTCCGCGACTCTGGCTGCTCTTCCCGGTCCTGACGACGGCGTCCGTGATGTGCCTGGCCCTCGTTCCCGTCTGGCCGCGAGCGGCGGTGTGGTGGGTTGGCGTGTGCCTCGTGAATGTGCTCGTGCAGCTCGCCTATAAGCCGCGGGTGAAGCGGTTCGTGCCGGCGCTGCACGAGGTCCCGGCCCTCCTGCGCGCCGCGGGGCAACTCGCGCGGCTCGACCTCGATGAATTCGCCCCCGAGCGCGCGGTGCTCGCCGAGGGAGTGCGGAGCCTGCGTTCGTTGGTCCGCCCCACCCGGTGGCTCATGTTCGAGCCCGGCCAGGCCGGCGGCATGATGAGCGACGTTTCCGGCAGCGCGTACGAGTACGCGAACATGCTCTTTCTGCTCGACGTGAATGCCTTCGTGTTCACGGTCGAGATCCTGCGGGCGTCCCGCGATCGCATGCGGGCGATGCTCGAAGCGATCGGCTACCTCGACGCGGCGCAGTCGGTGGCGACGTGGCGCGGCACGCTCTCACGCTGGTGCGTCCCGGAATTCACGCCGCCACAAAAGGCCATGCACGTCGAAGGACTCGTCCATCCCCTGGTCACCGACGCGGTGCCGAACGCGCTGGAGATCGACGGCGCGAGCGTCCTCATCAGCGGCTCGAACATGGCGGGCAAGACGACCTTCGTGCGAGCCTTGGGGGTGAACGCCGTACTGGCCCAGACGCTCTCCACCGTGTGCGCCGCGTCCTGGCAGGCCCCGTTCCTCCGCGTCCGCTCGTCCATCGGGCGGATGGACAGCGTCCTCGAGGGCAAGAGCTACTACCTGGCCGAGGTCGAGTCGATCCTCGCGCTCATCCGGGCCAAGGAGAGCGGCGACCAGCACCTGTTCCTGCTCGATGAGACGTTTCGCGGAACCAACACCACCGAGCGGGTGGCGGCGGCCTACGCCGTCCTGCGGCATCTGAATCGGGGCCGCGACCTCGTGGTGGTGGCCACGCACGATCTCGAGGTGCTCGATCTGCTCGACGGCGCGTTCGCGCCTCATCACTTTCGCGAGCAGATTGCGGGCGAGGCGTTGACCTTCGACTACCTGCTCCAACCGGGGCCGTCGTCCACCCGCAATGCCATCGCGCTCCTCCGGTTCATGCGGTACCCGGATGCCGTGGTTGCCGACGCGACCGCCCATCTTGACTGGCAGGCGCGGCGCGGCCCGCTCCCCGGCCGCGATCGCGAGCCTGGGTGATCGGGCGCGCGGCCGGCGCTACGCCCGGTCGCGCAGCAGGCCCCCCGCCTCGCCCGACAGCCGGTCGCGCAGCCAATCCCCGAGCAGCGTGCAGGCGCACACCGTGGCGATGAGCGCGAGGCCGGGCGCCAGCGCCACCCATGGGGCGGTCACGATGGCGTCTCGCCCGCCGGCGATCATGTTGCCCCAGCTCGGCGCCGGCGGCTGCACGCCCAGCCCGAGAAACGACAGTCCGCTCTCCAGCAGGATGGCATTGCCCACGCCGAGCGCCGTGGCTACGATGGCGGGCCCCAGCGCATTCGGCACCGCGTGCCGCCACAACACCCGCCCGCTCCGCGCGCCGAGCGCTCGTGCCGCGTCGATATACGGATGCGTCCGCACGCCCAACACTTCGGCCCGCACCATGCGTGCCACGCCCATCCACCCTGTGGCGATGAGTACGACGACCACGCTCGTGAGGCCGGGCCGCCACAACGCGGCGCATACTAAAAGTAGTATAAGACGCGGAACGGCGAGCAGCGCGTCGGCGACGGCCATGACCAGGCGGTCCGTGAGCCCGCCCATCCAGGCGGCCGTCGCCCCGACGGCCGTGCCCAGTGCCGCGGCCGCCCCCGAGCCCACGAGGCCCACGGCCAGCGAGATCCGGCCTGCCAGCATCATGCGCACGAACAGGTCGCGCCCGAACCCGTCGGTGCCCAGCAGATGGAACGCGCCCGTCGCATCGCGTGCCCCGGGCGGCAGGTCGCGCAGCGCGAGCACGTCGCCGATCGCCAACGGGTTCTGATGCGACAGCATGGGCACGATGATCACCGCCAGCGCCATCGCCCCGAGCAGGCCGAGCGCTCCGAGGGCGATCGGGTCGCGTCGCCGCGCGGTGGGCGGGCCGGCGCTCGTCACGGCGCGGCCCGCCGCGGGTCGAGGAGCGTGAGCGCGAGGTCGGCGGCGAGGTTGGCCGCAATCACCACGCCAGCGTACAGCATCGCGCACGCCATCACCACGGGGTAATCGCGCGACGCGATCGCGGTCAGCATCGCCGTTCCCATTCCGGGCCACGCGAACACCGCCTCCACGAACACCGAGCCCGCCACGAGGCCCGGCAGCGAGAGCGCGAGGAGCACGATCAGCGGGGGCAGCACGTTCCGCAGCACGTGGCGACCGAATACCCGGCTCGGGGCGGCGCCCTTGGCCCTCGCCGTGCGTACGAAATCCAGTCGCATCACGTCGGCCACGCTGTTGCGCGCGTACCGCGCGATGCCGGCCGCGCCGATGGCCGCCAGAATGGAAACCGGAAGTACGGCATGGCGCACGAGGTCGCGCGCCGCGGCCCAGCCGCTCAGTTCGGCCCCGGGGGTGTGCAGCCCGAACGCCGGCAGCCGCAGCCATTCCGGGAACCCCAGTAGGCTCGCGCCGTAC encodes:
- a CDS encoding ABC transporter permease, whose protein sequence is MTSAGPPTARRRDPIALGALGLLGAMALAVIIVPMLSHQNPLAIGDVLALRDLPPGARDATGAFHLLGTDGFGRDLFVRMMLAGRISLAVGLVGSGAAAALGTAVGATAAWMGGLTDRLVMAVADALLAVPRLILLLVCAALWRPGLTSVVVVLIATGWMGVARMVRAEVLGVRTHPYIDAARALGARSGRVLWRHAVPNALGPAIVATALGVGNAILLESGLSFLGLGVQPPAPSWGNMIAGGRDAIVTAPWVALAPGLALIATVCACTLLGDWLRDRLSGEAGGLLRDRA
- a CDS encoding glycoside hydrolase family 38 C-terminal domain-containing protein, yielding MLSIHVVSHTHWDREWYHPAARFRQGLAALVDDLLDDPPAGGASFLLDGQAVLLGDYLAVRPERALDLTTLLRRGALEAGPWFVLADELIPGAEALVRNLIMGLRMLRAFGGESPPVLYCPDSFGHPAALPTLARGFGLEMAVVWRGFGSRRWPAGDACWWRAPSGDRVLLYHLPRSGYEFGADLPPDPVAAAARWQSMRHELAARSTVGAVLLPNGADHHARQRRLGEAVAALADAAAPTRVEASSLRVFAAAALDGAAHSDLPEVQGELRDSYGYTWTLQGTLATRAHQKRRAARLERLLVRETEPWAALAARRPGRSRLGLVRAAWRDLLLGQPHDTLCGCSIDAVARAFDGRMDEAGAQAAGLRDDAVAELVGHDPERASASRDAWRPHLVVRNPAARPRGGVAIVQLSRFLAHVRVGPGSGDGPPVPPRRAVARVHGAVAVQVLERALVHERFESPRAYPDDDLVDRALAAVWLGELPGYGLRALPLGGGRNAAQAVPNPVRVTERTLSNGRLSVAVGDEGRVTLRHEASGRVIDDLLRLEDQDDLGDLYTPSLRGEVRSARLAGMRIVYRGPLRGAIETRWRVRVRTGQAVTVRVRFTLDADADMLRLSVRGENAAADHRLRLDVATDVATPTVRADAAFGPVERVPLVLAPDEAAMEAAPPTAPLHRYVSLSGALGGATLFSDGLAEYEVDGDGRVHLTLVRAVGELSRNDLPERPGHAGWPSPTPEAQCRGPFAAECALMLHDAWGDETADLVERAADDALVPLTGATIRSLTSIAPEMPGLELQGRGLAFSAAKESEDGAWLVLRCVNLLDRAVRGRWVVAGGVREACLSRLDETPGEGIPVRDAAVEFAAPACGVVTLLVR
- a CDS encoding ABC transporter permease codes for the protein MSALPVARRVRDALVLIWLVVSLVFVLVRLAPGDPATMLVPPNASPTDVAQLRQQFGLDAPWPVQYARWLGDVLTGDLGESFASHEPVTQVLARAAPISLGLGAMSLALTFLIGVPIGMVQGARRGTAVDRALTVATTAVFAMPSFWIALALVAVFTYGASLLGFPEWLRLPAFGLHTPGAELSGWAAARDLVRHAVLPVSILAAIGAAGIARYARNSVADVMRLDFVRTARAKGAAPSRVFGRHVLRNVLPPLIVLLALSLPGLVAGSVFVEAVFAWPGMGTAMLTAIASRDYPVVMACAMLYAGVVIAANLAADLALTLLDPRRAAP